A genomic segment from Actinomycetota bacterium encodes:
- a CDS encoding LysM peptidoglycan-binding domain-containing protein, with the protein MQNTRSKSTTSAVYGRPSSAGCAPSGAGGWRVPATAGAIAPPAPQLRLVPGRIALFLIVLATVAMLLVPRMVSVVSSVSEPRTHVVESGETLWAVAGEYGDGGDPRAYVDDLLEINRLSSPQVFPGQTLILP; encoded by the coding sequence ATGCAGAACACACGTTCGAAGTCAACGACCTCAGCCGTTTACGGCCGGCCTTCCTCGGCCGGGTGCGCACCTTCGGGAGCCGGAGGCTGGCGGGTTCCGGCCACGGCGGGAGCGATTGCGCCTCCTGCTCCCCAGCTTCGGCTGGTGCCCGGGCGCATTGCGCTTTTCCTCATCGTTCTCGCAACGGTGGCCATGCTGCTGGTTCCGCGGATGGTTTCGGTGGTCTCCAGTGTCTCCGAGCCCCGCACCCACGTAGTCGAATCAGGGGAGACCTTGTGGGCGGTCGCCGGAGAGTACGGCGACGGAGGGGACCCGCGGGCGTACGTCGACGACCTGCTGGAGATCAACCGCCTCTCGTCACCGCAAGTCTTCCCGGGGCAGACCCTGATCCTTCCGTAA
- the lexA gene encoding transcriptional repressor LexA: MEKTLDGTDLTLKQRAILDFIVATVETRGFPPAVREICEAVGLSSPSTVHAHLGSLEDRGYIRRDPTKPRAIDVRWGRHSQAAPAPVEDRSVTDLPIYGSIAAGPTSLAEQNLEGTLPFPKDFISDTNHFVLTVKGESMIDAGILDGDLVVIRAQSDASNGDIVAAQVFGETGEAEATIKRFRREGGRILLVPANPTMEPIPAPADLKILGKAVALVRRI, encoded by the coding sequence ATGGAGAAGACTTTGGACGGAACCGATCTGACCCTCAAACAGAGGGCCATCCTGGACTTCATCGTGGCGACGGTGGAGACCCGCGGCTTTCCGCCTGCGGTGAGAGAGATCTGCGAGGCGGTGGGGCTCAGCTCCCCCAGCACGGTGCACGCCCACCTCGGCAGCCTGGAGGACCGCGGCTACATCCGCCGGGACCCCACCAAGCCCCGGGCAATCGACGTCCGCTGGGGCCGCCACTCTCAGGCAGCGCCGGCGCCTGTCGAGGACCGGTCGGTGACTGACCTGCCGATCTACGGGTCGATCGCCGCCGGGCCCACCTCGCTGGCCGAACAGAACCTCGAAGGGACCCTCCCGTTCCCGAAGGACTTCATCTCCGACACAAACCACTTCGTGCTCACCGTCAAGGGAGAGAGCATGATCGACGCGGGTATTCTGGATGGCGACCTGGTAGTCATCCGAGCACAGTCGGATGCGTCGAACGGCGACATCGTCGCTGCCCAGGTTTTTGGGGAGACAGGCGAAGCTGAGGCAACCATCAAACGGTTCCGGAGAGAGGGAGGCAGGATCCTTCTGGTTCCGGCCAACCCCACCATGGAGCCCATCCCGGCTCCGGCCGACCTCAAGATCCTCGGCAAAGCAGTCGCGCTGGTCCGTCGTATCTGA